The sequence below is a genomic window from Lolium perenne isolate Kyuss_39 chromosome 7, Kyuss_2.0, whole genome shotgun sequence.
atattttagaagatgacaccttgccaaaatatgataggaccgctgtgtgttttcaactaattaatgaaaaggagggatcctcccaagtttcttctattgtttctgaaagtaaatcagattatgcggacaagccacccttcaagcctcttcctcctaaagaagggaatgaggagaaggaagagaagaagaagaagaagggaacgaagaagaagaagaagaagaagaagaagaaggagaataaaaagaaggaggtaacagcatattcccgcgtgaatgagataacgctaggtaaccgtaagtatgttgctcctaatgattattgtgataatgaatctgaatacgatgatcttcctatgccctttacatacattagtgatcatgatttgaatgagcacactacttttgatattgcaaatctccgggaaactaattctgaaaatgatgatgacaataattgccatagtgtcagtgctatccatgcttcctcccataatgatatagaaagctctaagcttggggaagaggtgtttgaaaatccttttgctactgatcattatgtgtttgatacatctccttctaataacaatgatggtatggccaTAGACAGACCGACtgcgaaagataactattctatttcttatgatgacactgtgcctccgatctttgatgattattataaagaatgctatgatataggttataactatccttatgaaacttgtcatagtcatgattggattaccaaaaacaattcttttaatatgcaacttgtttaccatgttcaaattcttgataatcatcttgctccaattactattaatgagaataacttttcttatgccaaatttaatgatacttctatgcatatgaaccatgataagaatattttaagtgatgggtatattgtggatttcatcaatgatgctactgaaagttattatgagagaggcaaatatggttatatgtatcttaataatattaagtttcccctctttatgttgaaaatcttgaagttactcgtgttttatcctcttatgcttgtcactttgttcttcatgaattcatttgtgtacaagattcctcttcataggaagcatgttagacttaaatttgttttgaatttgcctcttgaagctctcttttgcttcaaatactattacttgcgagtgcatcatcaaaaccgctgagcccatcttaatggctataaagaaaagaacttcttgggagataacccatgtgttattttgctacagtactttgttttatatttgtgtcttggaagttgtttactactgtagcaacctctccttatcttagttttgtgttttgttgtgccaagtaaagtcgttgatagtaaggttcatactagatttggattactgcgcagaaacagatttctttgctgtcacgaatctgggcaaaattctctgtaggtaactcagaaaattatgccaatttacgtgagtgatcctcagatatgtacgcaactttcattcaatttgagcattttcatttgagcaagtctggtgcccctttaaaattcgtctttacggactgttctgttttgacagattctgccttttatttcgcattgcctcttttgctatgtgggatggatttctttgttccattgacttccagtagctttgggcaatgtccagaagtgttaagaatgattgtgtcacctctgaacatgtgaatttttgattatgcactaaccctctaatgagttgttttgagtttggtgtgaaggaagttttcaagggtcaagagaggaggatgatacaatgtgatcaagaagagtgaaaagtctaagcttggggatgccccggtggttcatccctgcatatttcaagaagactcaagcatctaagcttgggtatgcccaaggcacccccttcttcatcgacaaattatcaggttccttctcttgaaactatatttttattcggtcacatcttatgtactttacttggagcgtctgtatgtttcttgtttttatttttgtttgaataaatgcttgtgtgggagagagacacgctccgctggttcgtatgaacacatgtgttcttagcttttaatgttcatggcgaaggttaaaactgcttcgttaattgttatatggttggaaacagaaaatgctacatgtagtaattgctataatgtcttgggtaatgtgatacttggcaattgttgtgctcatgtttaagctcttgcatcatatactttgcacccattaatgaagaaatacatagagcatgctaaaatttggtttgcatatttggtctctctaaagtctagataatttctagtattgagtttgaacaacaaggaagatggtgtagagtcttataatgtttacaatatgtcttttatgtgagttttgctgcaccggttcatccttgtgtttgtttcaaatatccttgctagcctaaaccttgtatcgagagggaatacttctcatgcatccaaaatccttgagccaaccactatgccatttgtgtccaccatacctacctactacatggtatttctccgccattccaaagtaaattgcttgagtgctacctttaaatttccatcattcgcctttgcaatatatagctcatgggacaaaatagccttaaaaactattgtggtattgaatatgtacttatgcactttatctcttattaagttgcttgttgtgcgataaccatgcttctggggacaccatcaactctttgttgaatatcatgtgagttgctatgcatgtccgtcttgtctgaagtaagggagatttaccactcatttaatggttagagcatgcataatgttagagaagaacattgggccgctaactaaagccatgaatcatggtggaagtttcagttttggacatatatcctcaatctcatatgagaacattaattgttgctaaatgcttatgcattaaagaggagtccattatctgttgtctatgttgtcccggtatggatgtctaagttgagaataatcaaaagcgagaaatccaaatgcgagctttctccttagacctttgtacaggcggcatagaggtacccctttgtgacacttggttaaaacatgtgtattgcgatgacaatcccggtaatccaagctaattaggacaaggtgcgggcactattagtatactatgcatgaggcttgcaacttgtaagatataatttacatgatacatatgctttattactaccgttgacaaaattgtttcatgttttcaaaataaaagctctagcacaaatatagcaatcgatgctttcctctttgaaggacctatcttttacttttatgttgagtcagttcacctatttctctccacctcaataagcaaacacttgtgtgaactgtgcattgattcctacatacttgcatattgcacttgttatattactttgcattgataactatccatgagatatacatgttataagttgaaagcaaccgctgaaacttaatcttcctttgtgttgcttcaatacctctactttgatttattgctttatgagttaactcttatgcaagacttattgatgcttgtcttgaaagtactattcatgaaaagtctttgctttatgattcatttgtttactcatgtcattaccattgttttgatcgctgcattcattacatatgcttacaatagtatgatcaagattatgatagcatgtcacttaagaaattatctttgttatcatttacctactcgagggcgagtaggaactaagcttggggatgcttgatatgtctcaaacgtatctataatttcttatgttccatgctagttttatgacaatacctacatgttttatacacattatatgtcattattatgcattttccggaactaacctattgacgagatgccgaagggccagttgctgttttctgctgtttttggtttcagaaatcctagtaaggaaatattctcggaatcggacgaaatcaacgcccagcatcttaggatcacgcgaagcttccagaacacccgagagaggccagaggggggccacagggccaccagacgccagggcggcgcggcccaggccttggccgcgcccccctagtgtgtcaccgcctcgttgaccttctgacgccgcctcttcgcctatataaaggtccctgacctaaaacacgatagggaaaagccacggtacgagaaaaccttccagagccgccgccatcgcgaagccaagatctgggggacaggagtctctgttccggcacgccgccgggacggggaagtgcccccggaagacttctccatcgacaccaccgccatcttcatcaacgctgctgtctcccatgaggagggagtagttctccatcgaggctcggggctgtaccggtagctatgtggttcatctctctcctatgtacttcaatacaataatctcatgagctgccttacatgattgagattcatatgatgatgcttgtaatctagatgtcattatgctagtcaagtggattttacttatgtgatctccggagactccttgtcccacgtgtgtaaaggtgacagtgcgtgcaccgtgtgggtctcttaggctatatttcacagaatacttattcgctgttatgaatggcatagtgaagtgcttatttatatctctttatgattgcgatgtgttttgtatcacaatttatctgtgtgctactctagtgatgttattaaagtagtttattcctcctgcacggtgtaatggtgacagtgtgtgcgtcgtgtagtacttggcgtaggctatgattgtgatctcttgtagattatgaagttaactattgctatgatagtattgatgtgatctattcctcctttcgtagtgtgaaggtgacagtgtgcatgctatgttagtacttggtttggttatgttgatctgttatgcactctaaggttatttaaatatgaacattgaatattgtggagcttgttaactccgacattgagggttcgtgtaatcctacacagttagtggtgttcatcatccaacaagagggtgtagagtctagcatctatttatttattctattatgtgatcaatgttgagagtgtccactagtgaaagtatgatccctaggccttgttcctaaatactgctatcgctgcttgtttactgttttactgcatttatacttcctgcaatattactaccatcaactgcacgccaacaagcacttttctggcgccgtactactgctcatattcattcataccacttgtatttcactacctcttcgccgaactagtgcacctattaggtgtgttggggacacaagagacttcttgctttgtggttgcagggttgcatgagagggatatctttgacctcttcctccctgagttcgataaaccttgggtgatccacttaagggaaacttgctgctgttctacaaacctctgctcttggaggcccaacactgtttacaggaaaaggagggggcgtagacatcagcccgCACGCGCCAAACATGCGGTTTTTTGCCGCGTGCGCCTTTTAcagcgtctgttggagatgctcttaggtatgcctttaagcacaagcaagccaagTAAAGAATTATTTTTTCCCTTAATCCAAATTGTGCAGTGCCCTATGTACCTCAATTATGGGACCAAGCTTACGATGGTTAACCATGTTCTCTCTTCCCTGCCCATGTTTTATCTCTTCAATGGTAATCACTGAAGTGGATAAGTACAGGAGACACTGTCTTTGGAGAGACAAAGATTTGCAGAAGAAAAATCCTCCATTGGCAGCATGGGAGTTTGCACTACTAGAAAACTTTTATAGATagaaatggattctgtggcgcatttaaaAATGCGTGCTCCACAAaaatatttctgtggcgcataaaaACATATGCTCCATAAAATTTTTGGTATTCTGTGGTGCATGCAAACCATATGCGCCATAGAAATacgcaattctgtggcgcatattgcaGAAATGTGCATTTATGTGGCGCATATTGCTATATGCACCACTAAATGTTTTCTGGGTGTCTTTTTCTCCCCACGCACGCCCCCCACCCCTGTGGATCGTCTTTTTTagatttgtaaaatacaaaagaaatagatacaaatttcaaaaaataaaatcattcgaggtgcccatgtattatgtcatctagtttcaatgagaattaacaaacatgaatttcgatttGTTTTGCAAAATTGCGTCATGTATCGGTAAAaatggatttctggttgcatacgaactcgaaaaaaaagaTTTAATATGTGAAAATATATCTACTCGAAATTTTCTATTTGAATTCACTCGGGTTTGCCcgcttagccaatttttagattttcaaactgCCAAAGGGAAGTGTgaaaattttcaggttttaggttttgAAAAAAAACTCgatttttttgtggcgcaccaaatgCACATGCGACATAGAATTGTTAGGATAGAATTTGAAATCCGGCGGCACCCTTCTCCCTCTCTCTTTTCTCGTTCTTCTCCTCTCCTCCACTTCACCTTCTCCTCCACTTCCACTTCACCTTCTCCTCCACCTCTACTTCCACTTCTCATTCTCCTCCCTTCTTCTCCCTTCTCCTCCCTTCTCCTCccttcttctccctcctcctccacacccggcctcctccaccacccggtgacctcctcctcctccttcggcgACCACCTACTCCTCCTCttccggtgacctcctcctcctcctcatcctcctcctccagcgacgcCCTTCCTCCCCACCTTCGGCGACCCCCTccggtcggcctcctcctcctccccctcctccaccCTCCCACCCACaacctccggccggcctcctcggcctcctcctccacccaccccacccacctccggcaaatttcaaaaaaatctggtggccgccccagatctagatctggccgccattttttttaaaattcaaaaaaaaaatgtggcgcaccaccgctgggtgcgccacagaaaacttTCGGTGGCGCATGCCTGCCTGGTGTGCTACATAAGTTTTATAATTCTATGACGCATGtagatatgcgccacagaaataaaatTTAGTGGCATGACTTCTATGGCGCACGGAATATGCgccacaaaaaataaaaaaacatgcGCCACATATATGCAGTTTCCTAGTAGTGTTGTATGTAGGCTAAAGGACCAAGGAGGGTTAGGGGTCTTGAATCTCTCAGTGCAAAATAACTGTCCGTTAATGAAATATCTGCATAAATTTTATAATAAATCTGATTTTTCCTCGGTCAAGATGTCTTGGTAATTATATTACTCTACCTCTTTACCTCCTACAAGATCAAGAGATATTTCTTTCTGACGGGGAGACTGCTTAAAATTGTTGCCAGCTTTCAAGGAGGTAGCACAGTGTGATTTCATTCAAGAAAAATCCATCTTAATATGGCAAGATAAATGGTCCGCTCTGCCACTCAAGGATACTTGGCCACATCTCTATTCATTCTGCAAGGATGAAGGAATTTCGATCAAGCAAGCTTTACTTGTGCCAGAGGCCTCTGATCTATTTTATTTGCCCTTATCTGGGGAAACATTGCTGCAGTTTCACCTCTTTCAGGCTTTACTCCTAGACCTTGAGCCAGCTATGGGCACTGACACTTGGATAGTTTTTGGTAATATGGTGACACCAAAGGTTTCCCGTGTTTATAGCTCCTTGAAGGATTTTGGGGGCACAATTTCTGCTTTGAAATGGATGTGGCAAGGCTGCTGTCAGCAAAAGCATAAAGTCTTCTTTTGGCTCCTGGTCCATAATCGCCTGAACACCAGAGCAATGTTGCAAAGGAAGAATTTCTTTATGGATAGCTACTCCTGCATTATGTGTGATCATGATGAGCTGGAATCTAGAAATCATCTGTTTTTCCATTGCCCCTTTGCTAAGTTGTGTTGGCAATATCTCTGCCTCTCTTGGACACCTCCTCGCTAGAATGGCATTCAGAGTATCATTGTCAGTCTCAAAAATGAATTAAAAGTGCCTTTCATCATGGAATTGATTATGTTAACTGCATGAGCTATTTGGATGACCAGGGATGGTTTTATTTTCAAGGGCATCACCCCCAATCTATATAGATGCAGGAAAAGATTCAAGAAAGAGCTGGCTCTTCTTGTTCATAAGGCTTCTAGGAAGTCTTGTGCGGGGCTCAAGAATTGGGTTGAGAGATTTAGATAATCTGGTAGCTctattttcttttctctcttttttagtCCTATGGTCTTCTAGATagtttcttgttgatatcttctagCAACAACCCTTTGTATAAAATTGCTTGGTTCCTCCGTAATCGACACACTTTTGCTCATGTACTTCCTACCCAGCAAAGTCGACacaaatgaattaataattaaagaTAGAGTGAATTCTACTTTTTACCCTGTAGTTGTGCAATTGTGCCACCTATTACCCCATTTAGTGGAGCTTCTACCAAAATATCACATTTAGAAGACTTTAAACATAGTTTCGCCCTAATTTAACATTTTGCTTGTAATTGTTCGGCAGCATAGGCATGATATGTCGATGCGGTGTGATAAAATATGTAAATATCGAAGGGCCTCATGGACAATTATGTCCAAACTTCTTTAATCCATATGTTCTACTCCTCACTATCGTCTTGATATTTTTAGACGGTCCAAATCTTCTAAAATGCGTAATCTAGACGATTTTTCACTAAATGGGGTAATTAGTGTGACAAATGCATAATTCGCTCTTAGAGATAAAACACACATACTCTCACAGGGAATTGAAGATACTAACATAAACCCATGCTCAAAATATGCATCCATACTTCAGTCTCCAGTTCTACATGCGCAGCACACGACAAATTCAGAAATTTAATTAACAGTCTGCACAGTACTGGAGTAATTAACAGGTGCGTGCGTGAGATCGATATAAGCAGGTGCGGACAGTATAGCGTTGTGACAATCACAGTTAACCTGGATCGTTGATGGATCGTCCCAGGGTCACTCGGCATCATATCTGCTCGCGTCGAAGTCCACGGTGGCGAGCACTACGGCGACGCCGAGGAGGAGCACGACGATAGCGGTGAAGTTGACGAGCAGCGCCTCGGCGCCGTACTTGGCGACGAGTCGCAAGGGCGATGCCTGCAGGAAGGTCATCTTCTCGAGGAAGCCGAGCTGCGCGGTGCCGACGGCGAGCGCGAACACGACGAAGCCCAGCACGGCGTGCCACGGCACCGCGGAGCGCCTGGTCTCCGGCTTGGCGcccgggaagaagaaggcgaggaaGCCGGCGAGCCACTGGGCCGCGTAGAGCGCGAAGGTGGCGATGCCGAGCCAGGCGTGGAGCGAGTAGAGGTTCGGGATGTCGGCCTCGGCGTGGTACTTGAAGACCGCGTAGATGCCGACGGAGGCAAGGGCCAGCGCCGCGCCGTGCAGCGCCATGTGCGCCTTCTTCCTGGCGTCCCGGGACGCGGCGGAGCGGAGCGGGACGCGGT
It includes:
- the LOC127313606 gene encoding probable ascorbate-specific transmembrane electron transporter 2, whose product is MKPAGLSPAPTGRAAGARTLAVHLLAAAATALVLLWCIGFRGGLAFRSSNKQQIFNIHPPLMLIGFIVIGGEAILAYRVPLRSAASRDARKKAHMALHGAALALASVGIYAVFKYHAEADIPNLYSLHAWLGIATFALYAAQWLAGFLAFFFPGAKPETRRSAVPWHAVLGFVVFALAVGTAQLGFLEKMTFLQASPLRLVAKYGAEALLVNFTAIVVLLLGVAVVLATVDFDASRYDAE